Genomic segment of Pongo pygmaeus isolate AG05252 chromosome 1, NHGRI_mPonPyg2-v2.0_pri, whole genome shotgun sequence:
TTCATGCAGTCTTGCCTTTGTCTGAAATCCCCTCATCTCTTCTGCAACTCCTCCACCCACTCCACACCCCTACAAACATCACATATGCCTAACTCCTACACCAGAGTTATCTCCACTGGGAAGTCCTCTCGAAGGTCTAAGAATTGATGAGCTCCACTCTTGGAGGGGAGACGGAATGCAACTTTCTGACTTGAACAGAAACTCTGGAATGAAGCCCTGGTTCTTCCCCCATTAATTGTTTCTTTGAACGAATCACTTTTATatgtttcctcctctgcaaaacaCAGGCAATAACAATCACCCCACAGAGTGGTTAtgaggattcattcattcaacaataaaaattgaATGTCTATAACATTCTGAAGGTATTTGGTCTTGAACAGAACAAATATGATCCTGCTCTCTTGGAACCAACAAGAGAATGTAGAAGCGTATTTTGAACAGTAtgtaagcttttatttttatttatttattgtgaggTTTTATTTTTACTGCTGACCTTAAGAAGAAAGACTTGAACCTCCTTAGGACCTCTTTGCAATCTGACTGCTAGCCAAACATTTTCTTCAATCATTAAGAAAGCATTTATTGTGTACCAAATGAGAGAACCTAATGCAACAAGAATGCAAAGTAGAAGACAGGGCTTTTAACTTTGAGAAGCACACTACCCATTTGAGAGAAAAAGCTGTTAAATACTTGACAGAAGGAATCATgcctgattttattaattttttttttttttttttttttgagacggagtcttactctgttgcccaggctggagtgcactggcatgatctcagctcattgcaacctccaccacccggattcaagcaactctcctgcctcagcctcctgagtagctgggattacagctgcccaccgccacactgggctaatttttgaattttattagagacgaggtttcaccacgttggccaggctggtcttaaactcctgacctcagatgatctgcccgtcttggccttccaaagtgctggaattataggcacgagctaccacgcccggccaattttattaatttaatagaCATCATTGAGTGCCCAGTGTGTGTCAGGCCTTGCACCTCTTTGGTACTGTTCTCATTACTCAGAACAGTGGTAGGCACATAAAGGGGACTCAGCAAAGTATTTGCAGGTTGGCTGATAGACAAATGTTTGGCAAACAAGTCTAAGGAAATATATAACCAAGTGTGAGAATGTATCCTCCATGCTGGATGGCAATTAAAATTGCTACCATGTAGCAGATGCTCAGTCTTCTGGAGTTCAAGGGAAATCAAAGAGGGCTGAAGTCAATTTTAGAAGACTTCTCCATTTTGTTGTAGATTTGCGGAGTCAGAGGAAGAGCTTCTGGCTATGAGTTTATGATTAATCTGGGTTGCTCTGAAAtgattttctttgaaaaacattGGCCGTGTAGGGGGACCACAATGTCACCACAAGAAGGAgcactgggccgggcgtggtggctcatgcctgtaatcccagcactttgggaggccagggcgggaggatcaactgaggtcaggaatttgagaccagcctggccaacatggtgaaactccttctccactaaaaatacaaaaactaactgggcatggtggaacacgcctgtaatcccagctactccagaggctaaggcagggagaattgcttgaaactgggaggcggaggttgcagtgagctgagatggtgccactgcactccagcctgggtgaaaaagcgagactttgtctcaaaaaaaaaaaaaaaaaaaggagcactGGATTCAGAATGCAGGTGCCTGAGCTTTATTTCTGGCCATTGGCCATATAGTAcatgaaataaaagcataaaatgaTTCATGCTCACTATACACAAAATCCTTCCTCTGGTCATCTTCCTCTTATCTAAGCACCATGTAACTATTGCCAAACAAGTTTCCTAGTGGCACCTCCAAAATTTGCTTTCTCTCAGGATAGGACAAGTTGAAAGAGGATGTTGAAGGTTTGGGAGTGAAGAACCTTTGGAGTTGGGATGGTTCTCTTCCAAGTTCTAGGGACCATCTCTTCTTGCCTTGCTGATTTCAGAACTTGTATCGGTGGCAGAGGGCTTTAGAACACAATTCCCTAGGACCCTCCCCCAAACCCATAAACCAGATTCAAGCTCCTGCCCCACATTCCCATAACACCTTATACTTCCTTTATGTTAACACACATTGTGTTTTACTGAAATCATGTATTTAATGTCTACTGTTAATTAAGGGGTATAAAGGCAGTTACATTCAGAGAAGTCAGGGAATCCCTTCTTTGTTTCCCCTCCTTCCTGCTGTATCCTCATTGTCCAGAATGATGGCTGGCATCCTGTAGCCACTCAATAAACTtactaaatgaattttaaaaaggacattctaggcagagggaacataAGAAGCCAAGATAAATGGGTGAGAAATGGTGagatgtgtatatgtacatgggAAATTGTGTAGCTTAAGTATTGAGTGTGTGAGTGGAAAAGTGGAGAAACGATAGCATAAGACTGTACAGGGTTTCACATGGCAAGTTAAGCAGTTTGGACTTTCTAAGTGGTAGGAAGCCAGTGAGGATAACTGCTAAAGCAGTGAGGTGAATTGCCATTGTGTTTGATAGCATTTATTTATGGCATGGGCAGCTTCCTTTGCCCCTCCTAACATACTTCCTGCCAAGAAGCAGATAATAATCTACAAAGTATTTTATGTGCTATACGCCCAGTAAACTCACTGAGTATCTAATCTACAAATTTCTCTGGCTGAGATGGGGTATCCAAAGGGAGCCAACATAGCTGGAAAAGTAACTACAGCCAGAGACCTTTCACATTATAAACAGCATCTGGTACATGGTAGCAATTTTACGTTTCTCTGACCTTGCCTGAGCGTCAGCAAGAAGTCatacatgaaaaacccttcaccCTATTTGCTCTGCCTGGGCCCAGGAGCTCTACCTCACCCCTATACCTCCTCAGATAGTTTCTCTTGTTCCCTCCCAATAAGATATCCTTCCTAATACTGCCTTTCTGGTTTTCCAAGGTGTTCGTTTCTTGTACCTGTGATTTACCTCTTCCAGTTGGAATTCCTTGGACAGCAGTGAAGGAGTCAGCAGTCAAGCCTCTTGGCAGACTAGACCGAAGGGTCACATTCTTTGCCTGGAACTATTTTTATACTTCCTTGGGGACTTGCAAGgaatgagtgacagagtgagacgatCAAGGGAGAAGTCTTCAGGGACTGAGTGTGGAAAACTTGCCCCAAATCCTGGAAGGATAtgacatttgtttgtttttttctctttctatttccattttcttctcatttcctccCCTTCTACTCTTGCtcccatttcttttctcctttgtaatGCACCTTTCTCTActttctactttctctttctccctccttcttctaCTCTCATCCTTCCCCACCGCTCTTGTTGCTAGTAATGGCTACCTTTCATTCAGTTCTTATTTGCTGAACACTGTGTTAAGTGCTTTGCACGCATCATCTCATAGCACTCTGAGTTAACAGTATgtccattttgcaggtgaggaaagtgAAACACAGATTGAATCATTTATCTAAGCCCAGCAGGTGGTAATAGAAATTTGTCAAACCTCAGTAAGCTAACTCCTGCATCTGTCTTTTCTTAACCCTTACATGgtctttttctccatttccaacCCCTCCTtgtccttcccttttcttctcttctgttttattcctccccttctcccccaccTTCTTTTTCTCACTTACCATAGTTCAGTCACTGCACGTGTGTGGCTGACCCTGAAGGTGCTGAACACTGTACATGTGCCCAGAAGAGAGGACAGACAATTCAAACTCTTATCTAATCAGCCATTTTCCTTTTGAGCACACGCTCCACAATTTTCCACATTTGGAGGCTGAAAGAGGGGGCGCTTCACCACCTAAGGAAATGGGGCAGATGTCTGATCACAAATGACAGGAAAGGTCTCAAGACCTGGATGGGTCTTTGATATAGAAAGGAGCAGAGATAAGACGCTTTCCGCTCACTCAGGAACTCCCTCATTCTTAGGGACTCTGTATACTCTCAAGGTTGGGGACCTGGGGTCTGAGAGAAGACAGGGCCAGGATGTTGGTCCTGTCAAGGCAACAATCAACTCAAGAGCTGAGGAAGCCTGGACTATGAAATGCACCACCCTGACCCCATCTTTCCCCATAAGCATGAAGAATGTTCATACAGAAACCAGGAGCACGTTGGCAGCAAAGATATGAAGGTCAAAGTTTGAATTTGACAAACCTCTAAGGTCCCACCCAAATCTAAGGTTTTATGATTCTAAGAAAGGAATATTTATGCTCCATTCTCTCCGAGACCTTTGTCATCCTTTTGGTTAGGAATGGTTAGAGGCTTAAACTGTAAGAACATTCATTATTCACTAAGTAAGAATTCTGGAGGTAGGGAGCCTCAAGAGTTGCTTCAGAGGCCTCAGGGCACTGGTTGACATTTCTGAGATTCTCTGGACAGCCTTAGACATCTTGGTTCATACAACTCTGTCCATAGGCAGGAAGCAGTGGGGGTAAGCGAGGCTCACTCCTATTCACTGTGGGATGGGAGCACTGTGAGTGAGGTTCCCTCTTGTTCACAGGGGGATGGGAGCACTGTGAGTGAGGCTCTCTCCATTTACTTGGGGGTAGAAAAACCTTTTCTGGAGCATTCCCTCTACTTTAGATTCTGCCCATACCTCACCTACCAGAACTAACTGCAGAGGAGATTGAGAAAGTGATACCTGGCTTTTTCACCCTGCCAATGGGAGGCAGGCAAGAAACAGGGAATTGGTTTTCTATTGGGTAGGAAACAACAGTGCCTGTCAGCCCCTCCTTCCTTCACTCAACTAAGATGTATTAAACACCTACTCTGGGCCAGGCTCTGGTgatacagaagaagaaacagtCTCCATTTTCAAACAGTCCCTACTGGGAGAACACAGACAGGCAGAGGATTACAACACAAGGCGGCAAGCACTGGGAGACGAGTAAGTGTCCCGGGGGCCATTACAGGAGCTGAAGAGGCTCAgcttgagggaggagggagggttgGAGGAGGCAATGACTGGGTTAAGTTTTGAAAGGTTAATGCGATTCAGCTAGGGGTGAGGGGACATGTAGGGGTACAGAAGGAGGGCATTTGGGAAGACCTGGCATGGCTGGACAAAAGGAACTCATGTGGACAGGCAGGAACAGGCTGGAAAAGCAGACAAGGGCCAGATGAGGGAGGATTTTGTAAAGAACATAAAGTTTTGGGACATTTATTCTGGACATGGGGGTGGGCAGATCTGTGTGTGGGAACCTTGTTTAAATGAGACACAGAAACTTAGCAGCAGGGTGAGCTGAGCTGTGTGGCTGGAATGGCTGTGTTGCATTGAGGCATGGGAGATCAACATTGCCTTACCAGCCAGGGGAAGTGAGCACTCATCTGTGATACCGTTAGCTGGTGTGACCAAAGCACACTTTTTGTTTGCCACCTCCCAACACAGCTGGTCCATGCTGGATGGTTCTGATTTTTGCAGAGTGCTTCCTGAGGGGCCAAATTTGCCAATCCCATCCTCACTCTTTCCTCCTCCATCTAGTTCTGccctctgcagccataaaaaaattccttttccaaGCAACAGCCATTTAAACATTTGGAACAGTTGTGGAATGATTTTCAGAATATCACACACCtcatatcatttaatcctcagaattcTCTGGTGCAGCTATTCCCATCCTCATTtgataaatgaagaaacagactcAGTGAGGTAAATGCCCAGAGTCACATTTGCAGACCCCAGTACTGTGTTCTTTTTAATACTCGTGTTTCTCCAGGTGCGGTCCCTCACTGCCTGCATCAGAATTACTTGGGCTGCTTGTTGTAAATCCAGATTCCTGGGGGCCATCCCAGACCTCCTGAAGTAGAATTACTGAGACAAGAGCAGAATCCATATTGTAACACACACCACGATGTCTAGATCCGTTAAAGTGTGGGAGCCATGCTCTAATTTTGCTAATATGGCTActttgaatcttctctttctttttatttttgctgggAAAGGAGAGCGAGCTTTTCCTTGGTTGCTTTGACTTCTAAGTTGCATTTTCTTAAAGAATCCATTGGATGGATCAGTGGAATCCCAGAACATGATAGACATTCCAGACCTTCACAGAAcatccttctccttttctctctttctctctcccccattTGCAGAAGTTTTGGCATCTGTTCCCTGGCTGTGCCAAGATGGGCGATTGGAGCTTCCTGGGAAATTTCCTGGAGGAAGTACACAAGCACTCGACCGTGGTAGGCAAGGTCTGGCTCACTGTCCTCTTCATATTCCGTATGCTCGTGCTGGGCACAGCTGCTGAGTCTTCCTGGGGGGATGAGCAGGCTGATTTCCGGTGTGATACGATTCAGCCTGGCTGCCAGAACGTCTGCTACGACCAGGCTTTCCCCATCTCCCACATTCGCTACTGGGTGCTGCAGATCATCTTCGTCTCCACGCCCTCTCTGGTGTACATGGGCCACGCCATGCACACTGTGCGCATGCAGGAGAAGCGCAAGCTAAGGGAGGCCGAAAGGGCCAAAGAGGTCCGGGGCTCTGACTCTTACGAGTACCCGGTGGCAGAGAAGGCAGAACTGTCCTGCTgggaggaaggaaatggaaggatTGCCCTCCAGGGTACTCTGCTCAACACCTATGTGTGCAGCATCCTGATCCGCACCACCATGGAGGTGGGCTTCATTGTGGGCCAGTACTTCATCTACGGAATCTTCCTGACCACCCTGCACGTCTGCCGCAGGAGTCCCTGTCCCCACCCGGTCAACTGTTACGTATCCCGGCCCACAGAGAAGAATGTCTTCATTGTCTTTATGCTGGCTGTGGCTGCACTGTCCCTCCTCCTTAGCCTGGCTGAGCTCTACCACCTGGGCTGGAAGAAGATCAGACAGCGATTTGTCAAACCGCGGCAGCACATGGCTAAGTGCCAGCTTTCTGGCCCCTCTGTGGGCATAGTCCAGAGCTGCACACCACCCCCTGACTTTAATCAGTGCCTGGAGAATGGCCCTGGGGGAAAATTCTTCAATCCCTTCAGCAATAATATGGCCTCCCAACAAAACACAGACAACCTGGCCACTGAGCAAGTACGAGGTCAGGAGCAGACTCCTGGGGAAGGTTTCATCCAGGTTCGTTACGGCCAGAAGCCTGAGGTGCCCAATGGAGTCTCACCAGGTCACCGCCTTCCCCATGGCTATCATAGCGACAAGCGACGTCTTAGTAAGGCCAGCAGCAAGGCAAGGTCAGATGACCTATCAGTGTGACCCTCCTTTATGGGAGGACCAGGACCAGGTGGGAAaaaaggaggctcagagaggaaagACATGTCCCTTCTGAACTGATGCTTTCTCACTGTCATCACTGCTTGGCTCCTTTGAGCCCCGGGTCTCAATGACGTTGCTCATTAATTCTAGAAACTATAACCAGGGCTCTGGGATAGTAAGAGACATGACTACCCACCCAGACTGCAGTTCCCTCCCCACCCTCTACCCAGTATACGAAGCCTTTCAGATTACTCATGAAACAGGGtagagggaaagaagggaagcaTGGCAAAAGCTGGCCTGGAAGGGATAGCCAGAGGGATAGAATGACTCTCTCTCTACATACCAGCAACATACCAAATGCGTTCTCTAAGTTCCTACCTCCTTGACCTGATTACCCTCCCTCCTCCAAGGAAGAGCTCAAAGTTCCCAGCCAATAGAGAGCATGAATCAAGGAACTTGCATTATATTTGCTCTTGAATCTGTTGTCTCCATGGACCATTCCTTGGAGTAGTGGTGAGATGGCCTTGGGTTGCCCTTGGCTTCTCCTCCCTCTACTCAGTCTTAAAAAGGGCTTCTTGGAACTTTACCAGCAGCCTCAACTTTACAAATGCCTTGGTACGTACCTCTGGCAAATGCCCCAACTTGGTGATGTTGCAACCTTTCCTTCTGCCAGGGTGTACACCTAGCCTTTGAAGGTGTCAGCTCTGCTAGGGAGTCACTGTACACACAAACTCCACTGGAATTCCTGCCAACATCTGTCACCCTGCAGCTCCTTTACAGTTCAATCCAATGATAGAAACcatcccttccctttctcccttggCTGTTCACCCAGCCATTCCCTGAAGGCCTTATCAACAGGAATATCCAAGAAGCTGTTGTCCTCTCTCGAACCCTGACCAGATCATCAGCCACTGAGGCCAGTGGAATTTCCCCAGGCCTTGTTAAAACAAAGAAAGCATCGTACTTCTCAGATTCcccttgtggaaaaaaaaaaaaaaatctgctgtgaagatgaaaataaaaatggagagaaaacacTGGAAAACTATTTTCCCCTCCTATTTACTTCCTTTGCTGACTGCCAACTTAGTGCCAAGAGGAGGTGTGATGACAGCTATGGAGGCCCCCAGATCGCTCTCTCCTGGAGGCTTTAGCAGGGACATGGAAATAGTAGGGGAATCTCCAGCTCTCTTGGCAGGGCCTTTATTTAAAGAGCACAGAGATTCCTATGTCTCCCTAGTGCCCCTAATGAGACTGCCAAGTGGGGGCTGTAGAAAAGCCTTGCCTTCCCCAGGGACTGGCCTGGTTTCTCTATTCACTGGATACATAATGGGTTGCTATTGTTTTGGATGAAGGTAAAGGATGCTTGGAATTGGATACTGGGACTTATAGAGAGattattacattattaaaatgcacgtgtgtgtgtgtgtgggtgctgATAGGATGACTAAAGGCTAGGGAAGTCctgaaataaggaaaggaaaccaCAGAGAAACTTGTGTCTTCCTGCTCTCCTCTCTGGCTGTCTGGCAGTTATTAACCTAAACAGATAGGCACAAGAGGTTGGGACAGAGGAAGGTAAAGGCTCAGAAGGAGGTTTAACCTCTGACTCACCTGCCCATCTCTGGGCCCTCTGCTGACACTTGGATGCTATTGTTGGgtggaaagaaaaatgagagtgGAGAAGTGGAGGAAAGTGACTAAGATGCCATTTAGGAAGGAATGTCTGATCATCCCAGGTCCCTGGAGGGGACCTTTTAATCTATTGCCTAGCATtaatattttctctccttctagCTCTGAAATGTTTTATGAAATGAGTGTTCTTGAATTAGAAATTCTGTGGGATCAATCTTTGATGGTGAGggttttagaaaggaaaaatatagtaaaatgtgtAATCTGTCTTAATAAAATCTATCTCCACATCTGTCTCTCTTTTGTTGTCCACTTCATGCTGTGACTACAAGAGAAGGATGGCAGACTTGGTGGGGAGGGGAGCGCTTGGACTATACCCATCAGTAAGCCAGTAATGCAAAGAGCTTTAAAGTCAGGCATGCAATGGCTAAAATTCCAGTTGCTAACTTACATCTGGACTCCAGCAAGACAATCTCTGAGCgctggtttcttcatctgtaaactgggccCCATTAATACCTACCTCACGGGGCTGTTAACTGAGCTGTTAAGTACCTCATAGGGCTGTTAACTGAGTTGACTGTAAAGAGTTTAGCAGAGTGCTTGGGAAATAACAGTCATTACATGGTAATTGTTGTTATTATctggttatttttgttattgttttgaatACACAGTATTTGAAAATGGGATGTTGAGGGATGATTCCAGAACTTCCCTTTATCAAGCCCACAATCTGCCTAGTGTGATCAGATTAACTCACATTATTCTATTCTAACAATTAGAATAGAATTAAACAGGAATTCATTTATCATCAATTCTAGGAACCACAGTCTCCAGGAGgtgatacataaaaaataaaacaaaacagaacaaaacaaaagactaAGAAACTACACAGAGAAGAGGGGAGACCTGACCTGGACCTAAAAAATGAGAAGGCTTTAGGGAAGTATAGACCCCAAGGATGAGTCTGTGAAATAGGTTTTTgtattaccattttacagatacgTAAACTGACCCCCAGGAGAGCTCCCTGAGAGTGGGGCTGCTTCTCACTGGCTCCCTATTGATATTTCATCTAtttggaagaagagaaataacTGTTGCTCCAAACAAAGGGTCAAGGGACCGGCCACTTAACCTTTCACCAACAAATGGGTGTCATTTCTGAGAGAAGATTAGGAAAGACAAACAGAAGTGTAATCTTAACTACCAATCAGTCTTGTTTATCAGGGcaggaaagctttttaaaaaaggtcttACAAAGAGATCATAGAACGCATATTATGACACCAATATGGAGACTTAGGAGTACACCTGGCCTCTGTCTGAGGATAAGGTGCTCCACCCAGAGATACTGCAGTAGTCCAACTAGAGAAAGCACTCGGaacccatttttttctcctagaaaaaaaaaacagtccatctcacatttttataaacataGTCATTAACATTTAACAGTTCATTTTATGCTGGACTGCAAAAACTAAGGAACTTATAGTAAGATTTCAACCTCATGTATGTttactctcattttctttctttctccctcccttcaaAACTTCATCACTAAAGAGCATAAGCTGGTTGGTAATATAGTGAACACACTCTGAGTTGCAGGCCTCTTTAGGCCCATTTCCTTAAATTCCTTCCTCCAGTGCTAGATAAGACCAGAATGTTTCATTCCAATGGCTCAAGTGTTTAAGTGGTTAAATGCTAATAATACTCCTATGTAAAATCATAGTATGAATGGGTTTCAGATTTTTTCCTAATAGCAAATTGTGATaccagagagaaaaacaaaagaacaaggaCAGTAGGCACCTTGCAGGCATCTTGAAGGATTGCTGTCGTGATGTGGAAATCAGGAAAACAGCGAGGCTGGAGGGAACTGCCCACGTCCCAGTCCTCAGGAAGTTTTGGAAGCCCCTGCAGTTGGTCCTTGAtaataaacagattttttaaaaacctagatTTTTAAGTAGAATATGATTAAGGATTTTTCCTTTCATTGGTCACTTGATGATCATCAGAGATAGGTAGAGTCTATAGTTTTTTATTGTTGCAAGTGGAAAATATTGTCACTCAACAAAGAATTATTGACCAGCTATTTTCAGGTGGGCATTATGTTAGGCTTTAGGAGTATAATTTTAGAGACCAGACATGATTCCTGCCTTTTGGATCTTACAGTTTGGTGGGGAAGGCACTCtagcacaaataaacaaataaaataatttgtgtgtgtgtgtgtgagagagggcctcactgtgttgcccaggctggagtgcagtggcacgatcttggctcactgcaaactccgcctccttggtttgaatgattcttgtgccttagcctcccgagtagctgggattacaggcatgcaccaccatttttagtagagatggagttttgccatgttggcaaggccggtcttgaactcctggcctcaagtggtacactcgcctcagcctcccaaagtgctaggattacaggtgtgattcacCACACCCAgggctaaataaaataaattgtgacAAGTGTCATGAAGGGAACAAGGGTTAACAAAGGTGGGCTGAGAGATTCTGGTATTCAGATAGGGCAGCGGAAAGTCTTTTCTGAGGAGGTAACATTGAAGCTGAGATGTGACAGTTTAGAAGCCAGGCACTGAACCGCAGGGGAGGAACCCAGGTCGGTGAATCTAAATTCCTTCCAGAAAATTCCAGAATACAGCTGTCCCTTATCTCAGTTTAGTCCAACATTTTTGAAAGACAGAATTCAagcagtaactaaaacagcacgGTTTGGCACCAACTGTAGCAAAACACACATATCTCTTTCTGCAAAAAATTCAAAGGACAGTAATCTTTTTACTCAAGGAAGCAGAAGGGGCATATGTAAAAGATCtgaattaaaacaagaaaatacatgTTAAGTTCTAaaagccctattttttttttttttttcatgatcagGAAGACTGTTAGAATCCACCAGTATCAATTCTGATAACACACTTTGGGCCTTCTAAACTAGGCCTATTCCATGGGGTAGGGCAGGAGAGGGGATGCAGGGGTGCTCGGGGACAGAAGGGAGTCCAGTCCAGGCTTGTTGGAAGAAGACTATATCCACAGGGGCTGGGAGAGAGCCAGCAGGGCATGGCCCAGAGTAGCCTTAGCATCAGGGAAGTCAAAGCAGCAAAACATCAAGTACACAGAGAGGTGGGGAATGGGGAGGGTGGAGGAGCACATAGCAGGGAAGCCAGGCCGTGGAAGTTGTGTAAGACaccagacaggcaggcaggcactGTTGGGGACATGTCTCAGCTGGCAGTAGGGCCCCAGACCCTGATCTGGATTTGGAACTGGACTTCCAGACTCAGGGAAGGGAGTCTGACATGGGCAGAGCGGAGCTTCATCCTAGTAGCTGGGTTACTAAGCAAGGCACTAGGACAGAGTCCTGGATAGAGTACAAGCAGGCTCTTGTACTCTTGTGGGGCCCATTATGAAAATTACAGAGGtgcagatgaataaactgagtcAAGCTCTTGGTGGCAATATATATGATGTTTATAGATACAGTACCTTCAAAGCCTTAAACCAAAGGAATGACAACCTTGAGACTTCTAAGCACCTCATCAAGCCAGCGGGTGGGGAGATGATTTGGGGGTTGGAGGCTAATGCTTTTCTTTATCTATCTCCACCTTCAGCTAAGGGCAGCACAGCCCCGGGGGAGGCCACGGCTTGGAAACAAGGCTTAAGCCCCCTCAGTCCCTTCAATCTGACTGAATTTTCCATTACCCTGATTCAAGGCCCTTATGGGACTGCGTGCATGTACTTGCTAACAAAGGGTTTCTCAGAGAAAGTGAGAACCATGCAGGAACCTTTCAGGAGTGTTCATCGCCCTGGGCTCTGCAGCCTGGCCAAGGCTAAATCCCCTCCAGCAGCAGCTGCTGTTCAGCCAACAGGGGGATTCAGGGCAGGATAGAAAGTTATTTTATACCTTCTTGGGACTTGTCtttaaatgtgataaaatataaCCTGGAGGGGTTTACATTTACAAAGGTTTGAGGTAAAATTGCACATTTGAAACCATTGTAAAAACTTGTGTAGGGTGTAGTTGGCTGGGGAAAAGTCAATTTAAAAACCCTCACATattttaatagtaataatgaaaTACACCTTCAATTATTAAGTGCTTGCTATTTTCTAGGCATTGTGCTAAGAGATTTTATGAATTGCTATTTCATCCTTACAGTAATCCTTCAAGGTTATttgaccccattttacagataaggaaactgagacttagattCAGTAACTTGCACAGCTACTAGGCAGTAGGATTGGGATTTAAACCTGCCTTATACTTCTCTTAAGTGCTCATCATATATTCTTAAGTAAAAAGGCAAGACACAAAATTGTATGTGTAGCATGATTACGATGTGCAAAATAGGCATTT
This window contains:
- the GJA5 gene encoding gap junction alpha-5 protein — encoded protein: MGDWSFLGNFLEEVHKHSTVVGKVWLTVLFIFRMLVLGTAAESSWGDEQADFRCDTIQPGCQNVCYDQAFPISHIRYWVLQIIFVSTPSLVYMGHAMHTVRMQEKRKLREAERAKEVRGSDSYEYPVAEKAELSCWEEGNGRIALQGTLLNTYVCSILIRTTMEVGFIVGQYFIYGIFLTTLHVCRRSPCPHPVNCYVSRPTEKNVFIVFMLAVAALSLLLSLAELYHLGWKKIRQRFVKPRQHMAKCQLSGPSVGIVQSCTPPPDFNQCLENGPGGKFFNPFSNNMASQQNTDNLATEQVRGQEQTPGEGFIQVRYGQKPEVPNGVSPGHRLPHGYHSDKRRLSKASSKARSDDLSV